Genomic DNA from Mycobacteroides chelonae CCUG 47445:
CCCTGGTCTCGCCGAGCCCCGATGTCGCCGTCGTCGACGAGGCCGACTCGGTGCTCGTCGACGAGGCTCTGGTGCCGCTGGTGCTGGCTGGAACCAGCCACCGTGAAGCGCCGAGCTCTGAGGTCATCGAGGCGGTCCGTGAGCTGATCGCAGGCGAGGACTACGAGGCCGATAACGACCGTCGCAACATCTTCCTGACCGATACCGGAGCCCGGAAGCTGGAAAAGCAGCTGGGGAACATCGACCTGTATTCCGAGCACCACGTCGGGACCACCCTCACCGAGGTCAATGTGGCCCTGCACGCACATGTGCTCCTGGAGCGCGACGTGCACTACATCGTGCGTGATGGCGCCGTGCACCTCATCAACTCCTCGCGTGGACGCATCGCCACGCTGCAGCGCTGGCCCGATGGCCTGCAGGCAGCTGTCGAAGCCAAGGAGGGAATCGAAACCACCGACACCGGTGAGGTTCTCGACACCATCACCGTGCAGGCACTCATCAACCGCTACCCGCGTGTCAGCGGAATGACCGGCACCGCCCTGGCGGCCGGTGAGCAGCTGCGGCAGTTCTACAAGCTGGGTGTCTCGCCGATCCCGCCCAACACCCCCAACATTCGCGAAGATCAGCCCGACCGCGTGTACATCACCGAGGCGAGTAAGAACGACGCGATCGTCGCGCATATCGCCGAGATCCATGCCACCGGGCAGCCGGTGCTGGTGGGCACGCACGATGTCGCCGAATCCGAGGCACTGCATCACCGTTTGGTGCGTGCGGGGGTTCCGGCTGTCGTGCTGAACGCCAAGAACGATGCCGAGGAAGCCCGCGTCATCGCCGAGGCCGGTGCGCTCAAGGCGGTCACGGTCTCCACACAGATGGCCGGCCGCGGTACCGATATCCGCCTGGGCGGCTCCGACGAGACCGACTACGACGCCGTCGTCGAAGCGGGCGGACTGCACGTTGTGGGCACCGGGCGCCATCGCACCGAACGACTCGACAACCAGCTGCGCGGACGTGCTGGACGCCAGGGTGACCCCGGGTCGTCGGTCTTCTTCTCCAGCTGGGAGGACGAGGTCGTTGTCGCATATCTGGATTCGGCCAAGCTGCCCACCGGGACAGATGAGAATGGGCAGATTGTCAGCACCAAGGCCGGTGGGCTCATCGACCATGCCCAGCGCGTCGCCGAGGGTGCGATGCTCGACCTGCACGCCAACACGTGGCGGTAC
This window encodes:
- the secA2 gene encoding accessory Sec system translocase SecA2: MHVRKSNTASRFTGKFWKLLGAATDKNQSQSLELVDASKKYDEKAKDLTDEQLTKAAKKLDLSEGIESKDIGQFLAIVREAAERTIDERPFDVQLLGALRMLDGDVIEMATGEGKTLTGAITAAGYALGGRSVHVISVNDYLARRDAEWMGPFLERLGLTVGWITEESTADERREAYACDVTYGSVNEIGFDVLRDQLAIDVDALVSPSPDVAVVDEADSVLVDEALVPLVLAGTSHREAPSSEVIEAVRELIAGEDYEADNDRRNIFLTDTGARKLEKQLGNIDLYSEHHVGTTLTEVNVALHAHVLLERDVHYIVRDGAVHLINSSRGRIATLQRWPDGLQAAVEAKEGIETTDTGEVLDTITVQALINRYPRVSGMTGTALAAGEQLRQFYKLGVSPIPPNTPNIREDQPDRVYITEASKNDAIVAHIAEIHATGQPVLVGTHDVAESEALHHRLVRAGVPAVVLNAKNDAEEARVIAEAGALKAVTVSTQMAGRGTDIRLGGSDETDYDAVVEAGGLHVVGTGRHRTERLDNQLRGRAGRQGDPGSSVFFSSWEDEVVVAYLDSAKLPTGTDENGQIVSTKAGGLIDHAQRVAEGAMLDLHANTWRYNQLIAQQRAIISERRDTLLRTDTARKELQERSAERYDELAEELSEERLGRISREIMLYHLDRGWADHLAYLSDVRESIHLRALGRQNPIDEFHRLAVDAFASLAADAVEAAQQTFDTANLVDEEQGLDLSKLARPTSTWTYMIHDDPRKNDSLSILNLPGVFS